The following is a genomic window from Niveispirillum cyanobacteriorum.
GATCAACCGCAAGCGCGACCATGGGCAGTTGCTGTTCGTTGATCTGCGCGACCATTTCGGCATCACGCAGTTGGTCGTCGACACCTCCTCCCCGCATTTCAAGGTGCTGGAAGGTCTGCGCCTGGAATCGGTGGTGACCATCACCGGTGAAGTGGTGGCCCGCACGGGCGAGACCGTGAATGAGAACCTGCCCACCGGCCATATCGAGGTGGTGGTGCGCGACGTGTCGGTGCAGTCGGCTGCCGACCCGCTGCCGCTTCAGGTCAATAGCGAACAGGATGCCGGCGAGGAGCTGCGCCTGCGTTACCGCTTCCTGGACCTGCGCCGCGAGAAGATGCAGAAGAACATCCTTCTGCGCTCCAACGTCATCGCGTCGGCCCGCCGCCGCATGATCGACCAGGGTTTCGTGGAGTTCCAGACCCCGATCCTGACGGCCAGCAGCCCCGAAGGTGCCCGCGACTTCCTGGTGCCCTCGCGCAACCATCCCGGCAAGTTCTACGCCCTGCCGCAGGCCCCGCAGCAGTTCAAGCAGTTGTTGATGGTGTCGGGCTTCGATCGCTATTTCCAGATCGCCCCCTGCTTCCGCGATGAAGACAGCCGTGCGGATCGCTCGCCGGGTGAGTTCTACCAGCTCGATTTCGAGATGAGCTTTGTCACCCAGGAAGACGTGTTCGCGGCCATCGAGCCGGTGATCCACGGGATTTTTGAGGAATTCAGCGGCTTCACGGGTACCAAGCGGGCCGTGTCCCCGTACCCGTTCGTGCGCATCCCGTATGCTGAATCGATGCTGAAATACGGCAACGACAAGCCGGACCTGCGCAACCCGCTCGTCATCACTGACGTGACCGAGGTGTTCAAGCGCGAGGATGTGGAGTTCAAGGCCTTCAAGGGCGTGATCGAGAAAGGCGGCGTGGTTCGCGCCATTCGTGCGCCGTCGGTCAGCGACCGTCCGCGCAGCTTCTTCGACAAGCTGAACGACTGGGCCCGGGGACTGGGTGCGCCGGGCCTGGGCTATATCCTGTTCGAAGCCGCCGGCGGCAAGGGCCCCATCGCCAAGTTCGTGCCGGAAGCAGCCCAGGCGGCCCTGCGTGAGCTGGTCGGTCTGAAGGATGGCGATGCCGTCTTCTTCGTCTGCGATCAGGTCGGCCCCGCCGCCAAGCTGGCCGGTCTGGCCCGCACCAAGATCGGTGAGGAATTGGACCTGATCGAGAAGGACACCTACAAGTTCTGCTGGATCGTCGATTTCCCGATGTTCGAATATGACGAAGAGCGCAAGAAGATCGACTTCTCGCACAACCCGTTCTCCATGCCGCAGGGCGGGCTGGACGCGCTGCTGAACCAGGATCCGCTCACCATCAACGCCTATCAGTACGACATCGTCTGTAACGGTGTTGAACTGTCCTCGGGCGCGATCCGGAACCACAAGCCGGAGATCATGTACAAGGCGTTCGAGATTGCCGGTTATCCGCCGGAGGTTCTGGAAGCCAAGTTCGGCGGCATGCTGTCGGCCTTCAAGCTGGGCGCCCCGCCGCACGGTGGCTCGGCCCCCGGCATCGACCGCATGGTCATGCTGCTGGCCGACGAGCCCAACATCCGCGAAGTCATCGTCTTCCCGCTGAACCAGCGCGCCGAAGACCTGCTGATGCAGGCCCCCAACGCCACCACGCCGGACCGGCTGAAGGAACTGCATATCAAGCTGGACCTGCCCAAGCCGAAGATCACGACGGCGGACCCCGCCTGAGACTGAAAAAGCCCGCCTTTAAGGCGGGCTTTTTTGTTGGCTGTTCGTGGCTCGGATTAGGCCTCGTTAATCCGCGCCATGACTACTCGATCAATGGGCAGTCGTTCTCCACCCCATACCGCTCGATCCGCAGCGACTTCTCCGCCACGTTCCACCGGTACAGCCTGCTAAAGGCGCATTCGGGCAGGTTGGGCAGGGTGGGGCCACCCATGGCGGCGATCAGGGGCGTGACCGTGTTGGAATGGCCGACCACCAGCGCCACCTGACCGGGTTTCAGGGTGCCCAGCTTTTCGGCCAGTTGCTTCACATGCGTCGGGATATCGCCGGGCGGGATGGGCACCACTTCTGGCGTCACGCCCAGGGCCGCCGCCGTGGGGGCAGCGGTGTCGCGGGTGCGGCGGGCGTGGCTGGTCAGAATCATGGTAGGCGCGGTGGCGCGCAGCAGGTCGGCCAGGCTCTGGGCCCGGGCCTGCCCCGCCGGGGTCAGGCCGGGATCCGCCTCGGTCGATTTCTCCGCGTGGCGGACCAGGACTACTTCCTGCGCGATTGTGGGCAGGGCGAGGACAAGGGTCAGGGCCAATGCGGCCGTCAGACGGATCATGCTTTGGCCTTTCGCTTGCCCGACAGCGGATGG
Proteins encoded in this region:
- the aspS gene encoding aspartate--tRNA ligase is translated as MHAYRSHNCGQLRLDHAGQTVRLSGWINRKRDHGQLLFVDLRDHFGITQLVVDTSSPHFKVLEGLRLESVVTITGEVVARTGETVNENLPTGHIEVVVRDVSVQSAADPLPLQVNSEQDAGEELRLRYRFLDLRREKMQKNILLRSNVIASARRRMIDQGFVEFQTPILTASSPEGARDFLVPSRNHPGKFYALPQAPQQFKQLLMVSGFDRYFQIAPCFRDEDSRADRSPGEFYQLDFEMSFVTQEDVFAAIEPVIHGIFEEFSGFTGTKRAVSPYPFVRIPYAESMLKYGNDKPDLRNPLVITDVTEVFKREDVEFKAFKGVIEKGGVVRAIRAPSVSDRPRSFFDKLNDWARGLGAPGLGYILFEAAGGKGPIAKFVPEAAQAALRELVGLKDGDAVFFVCDQVGPAAKLAGLARTKIGEELDLIEKDTYKFCWIVDFPMFEYDEERKKIDFSHNPFSMPQGGLDALLNQDPLTINAYQYDIVCNGVELSSGAIRNHKPEIMYKAFEIAGYPPEVLEAKFGGMLSAFKLGAPPHGGSAPGIDRMVMLLADEPNIREVIVFPLNQRAEDLLMQAPNATTPDRLKELHIKLDLPKPKITTADPA
- a CDS encoding SixA phosphatase family protein, producing the protein MIRLTAALALTLVLALPTIAQEVVLVRHAEKSTEADPGLTPAGQARAQSLADLLRATAPTMILTSHARRTRDTAAPTAAALGVTPEVVPIPPGDIPTHVKQLAEKLGTLKPGQVALVVGHSNTVTPLIAAMGGPTLPNLPECAFSRLYRWNVAEKSLRIERYGVENDCPLIE